From the Dunckerocampus dactyliophorus isolate RoL2022-P2 chromosome 12, RoL_Ddac_1.1, whole genome shotgun sequence genome, one window contains:
- the numa1 gene encoding nuclear mitotic apparatus protein 1 isoform X2, protein MSLNLGIKALLRWVNSINASHRDASIEELQDGEILLHVVFKLKKEPNPLFSTIEERFKVIAEFVEKDCRFSPTKGTSLSWDNIRNGSNLTVEIAKVLLLLVYQDMMNDRCTLDTLECDVERELANLTGSFVMESDGCVYLNSGLDGYLAKRLLPVSREIFEQAGSASISSTSTISSISDTDSPVFHRSQKITFVDVHTVASSSASKSPLQDIMNTPKFQLRKLKRQMFKERDYIDGLERELASKIALIAQRESHINQLQYCLDKLKNEQSDQEQVAREQIGELETKNSSLRMRLSEIIKQNKDWKSNSLLMERKVTELAEENGILSSKVRAASSQLTIFEAEVGRLTQSEASAQEEWRTRTDYLQSELKQATAEKELLNEQILILQGKISCLEDEIRKAANEVIGENLGPIMERDQLESDICRLKNELDSAFGCLKTAEANVEAKTQQLAEYEQKIAQQKELLEQQKSQIEAVVKLKERHAEKENLLLGAEEKLDLLQTELAAVKTQAAEKDHSLDTLRAEVSAQAHLLQKANEEAQSTANVLATIQEESSKQTHELQQEIQQRKGELEVISLKLKEREHQLFERQQESAQLIEQLQLQLVSVGADLKRHKEAQDETLKQREGDLELQVVLTREKEALAQEKEDLLAKVLQARNDQRALEKQVEVLVLEKERLVQTKQATDRENMASRKLEQILKQDLELLKVEKLKLVNELEKNEALKKDLQEQLAAKSEAVEHYKAQVRAASSQVTIFEAEVGRLTQSEASAQEEWRTRTDYLQSELKQATAEKELLNEQILILQGKISCLEDEIRKAANEVIGENLGPIMERDQLESDICRLKNELDSVFGCLKTAEANVEAKTQQLAEYEQKIAQQKELLEQQKSQIEAVVKLKERHDEKENLLLGAEEKLDLLQTELAAVKTQAAEKDHSLDTLRAEVSAQAHLLQKANEEAQSTANMLATIQEESSKQTHELQQEIQQRKGELEVISLKLKEREHQLFERQQESAQLIEQLQLQLVSVSADLKRHKEAQDETLKQREGDLELQVVLTREKEALAQEKEDLLAKVLQARNDQRALEKQVEVLVLEKERLVQTKQATDRENMASRKLEQILKQDLELLKVEKLKLVNELEKNEALKKDLQEQLAAKSEAVEHYKAQMEKAASHYNDKKQLLIASQEETSELKHSLEVRERELTATAMENKLLQLDLEKAKSQEKNMLNKLADLEAQLAFADQNLRAQNRISGQGGTSESCYLEVPTAHTNVQTKGTTSSDSLDQSSLEDSLNNTRTLSAPGESSTPLVRSSERLAAKRCGLQAESLESLYFTPINTRHVNRTSTEQKTGRDSVFKNPSSSVKRRRTTQVINITMTKKTSGDVEGEESFYSPTLARSQPNLSSAHAARPVSMELFDTPAKLSEAASDQLIGLPGYRRSTLHSQTTSTFCVGAENEPDGAPNDWMRIAELQARNKACLPHLKSSYPVEFEPCQKSAFIFSDEEVRNGDPLETIRRASVMPGQLQDSLASHRHSLMPGQSTTAAGTRSHRLSLIAGQPSSKSIRSSQPRSPKFTKRSASTLSVHQSSPEKKLKASCFPRPLTPKNKNINSGPSSARLHPALSPAERRQSTVFTINNTPKKNGSYLKNGLSKLRSSTRKSPGKASKRSPADALSKENMPAATSRAAAGRAGRCGSFNSPQVVSKETRKSPQTVSRSAKSPRLTASSRKMMMMMRKKM, encoded by the exons ATGAGTCTTAATCTCGGGATTAAGGCTCTTCTCAGATGG GTCAACAGTATAAACGCTTCCCACCGAGATGCTAGTATTGAAGAGCTTCAAGATGGGGAGATTTtacttcatgttgttttcaagcT GAAAAAGGAGCCAAACCCTTTATTTTCCACAATTGAAGAGCGCTTTAAAGTAATTGCAGAATTTGTTGAAA AGGATTGCAGATTTAGTCCAACCAAAGGCACATCATTGTCCTGGGACAACATACGAAATGGCTCCAACCTCACTGTAGAAATTGCAAAG GTGCTTCTGCTGTTGGTTTACCAGGACATGATGAATGATCGGTGCACACTCGATACCTTGGAGTGTGATGTGGAG AGGGAGCTTGCAAACCTGACAGGTTCTTTTGTGATGGAGAGTGACGGCTGTGTTTATCTCAACAGTGGACTTGATGGCTACCTGGCAAAGCGAC TTTTACCTGTGTCTCGTGAAATATTCGAGCAAGCAGGAAGTGCCTCCATCTCCAGCACGTCGACCATCTCCTCCATCTCAGACACTGACTCTCCCGTGTTCCACCGCTCGCAGAAAATCACGTTTGTGGATGTGCACACGGTGGCGTCGTCTTCAGCCAG CAAATCTCCTCTTCAGGATATAATGAACACTCCCAAATTCCAGCTGAGGAAGCTAAAAAGACAGATGTTCAAGGAGAGAGATTATATAGATGGACTGGAGAGGGAGCTCGCCAGCAAGATTGCACTCATTGCACAGAGAG AATCTCATATTAACCAGTTGCAGTATTGTCTGGACAAGCTGAAAAATGAGCAGAGTGATCAAGAGCAGGTTGCCAGGGAGCAAATCGGTGAACTTGAGACCAAGAATAGCTC GTTACGAATGCGACTCAGTGAgattataaaacaaaataaagactggAAAAGCAACTCCTTGCTGATGGAGCGAAAAGTGACTGAACTCGCAGAGGAGAACGGCATCCTCTCTTCCAAG GTGCGTGCAGCATCTTCACAGCTGACCATCTTTGAAGCTGAGGTTGGCAGGTTGACGCAATCCGAAGCATCTGCGCAAGAGGAATGGAGAACCAGAACAGACTACCTCCAGTCTGAACTCAAACAAGCCACTGCTGAAAAG GAGCTCCTGAATGAACAGATTCTGATTCTGCAGGGAAagatttcatgtttagaggatGAAATTAGGAAAGCTGCAAATGAAGTCATAGGAGAAAACTTGGGGCCTATAATGGAG AGAGACCAACTGGAGAGTGACATTTGTCGTTTGAAGAACGAGCTGGACAGCGCGTTTGGCTGCTTGAAGACAGCTGAGGCCAATGTGGAGGCAAAAACGCAGCAGCTGGCcgaatatgaacaaaaaattgcTCAACAGAAGGAACTCCTGGAACAACAGAAGTCCCAAATTGAAGCAGTTGTAAAACTCAAAGAACGTCACGCTGAGAAAGAGAATCTCCTCCTCGGGGCTGAAGAGAAGCTCGACTTGCTTCAGACTGAGTTGGCTGCTGTCAAAACTCAAGCGGCTGAAAAAGACCACAGCCTGGACACACTCCGTGCTGAGGTTTCTGCCCAAGCTCATTTGCTTCAAAAGGCAAACGAGGAGGCTCAAAGCACTGCTAACGTGCTAGCTACGATCCAGGAAGAgtcctccaaacaaacacatgaacTTCAGCAGGAGATACAGCAACGCAAAGGAGAGCTGGAAGTCATTTCTCTCAAACTTAAGGAAAGAGAGCATCAGTTATTTGAACGTCAACAGGAGTCTGCTCAGCTCATTGAACAACTTCAGCTTCAGCTTGTTTCAGTCGGTGCAGATTTGAAGCGACACAAAGAAGCACAAGATGAAACCCTCAAACAGAGAGAAGGAGACCTGGAGCTTCAAGTTGTTCTTACCAGAGAAAAGGAGGCACTTGCTCAGGAAAAAGAAGACCTCTTGGCCAAGGTACTCCAGGCACGCAATGACCAGAGAGCCCTGGAGAAACAAGTGGAAGTGCTGGTTCTGGAGAAGGAGAGACTTGTTCAAACCAAGCAGGCCACAGACCGAGAGAACATGGCCTCACGTAAGCTGGAACAGATTCTAAAGCAAGATCTTGAACTACTAAAAGTGGAGAAATTGAAGCTTGTGAATGAGCTGGAAAAAAACGAGGCGCTAAAGAAAGATCTTCAGGAGCAGCTTGCAGCTAAATCAGAAGCTGTCGAACACTACAAGGCTCAG GTGCGTGCAGCATCTTCACAGGTGACCATCTTTGAAGCTGAGGTTGGCAGGTTGACGCAATCCGAAGCATCTGCGCAAGAGGAGTGGAGAACCAGAACAGACTACCTCCAGTCTGAACTCAAACAAGCCACTGCTGAAAAG GAGCTCCTGAATGAACAGATTCTGATTCTGCAGGGAAagatttcatgtttagaggatGAAATTAGGAAAGCCGCAAATGAAGTCATAGGAGAAAACTTGGGGCCTATAATGGAG AGAGACCAACTGGAGAGTGACATTTGTCGTTTGAAGAACGAGCTGGACAGCGTGTTTGGCTGCTTGAAGACAGCTGAGGCCAATGTGGAGGCAAAAACGCAGCAGCTGGCcgaatatgaacaaaaaattgcTCAACAGAAGGAACTCCTGGAACAACAGAAGTCCCAAATTGAAGCAGTTGTAAAACTCAAAGAACGTCACGACGAGAAAGAGAATCTCCTCCTCGGGGCTGAAGAGAAGCTCGACTTGCTTCAGACTGAGTTGGCTGCTGTCAAAACTCAAGCGGCTGAAAAAGACCACAGCCTGGACACACTCCGTGCTGAGGTTTCTGCCCAAGCTCATTTGCTTCAAAAGGCAAACGAGGAGGCTCAAAGcactgctaacatgctagctacGATCCAGGAAGAgtcctccaaacaaacacatgaacTTCAGCAGGAGATACAGCAACGCAAAGGAGAGCTGGAAGTCATTTCTCTCAAACTTAAGGAAAGAGAACATCAGTTATTTGAACGTCAACAGGAGTCTGCTCAGCTCATTGAACAACTTCAGCTTCAGCTTGTTTCAGTCAGTGCAGATTTGAAGCGACACAAAGAAGCACAAGATGAAACCCTCAAACAGAGAGAAGGAGACCTGGAGCTTCAAGTTGTTCTTACCAGAGAAAAGGAGGCACTTGCTCAGGAAAAAGAAGACCTCTTGGCCAAGGTACTCCAGGCACGCAATGACCAGAGAGCCCTGGAGAAACAAGTGGAAGTGCTAGTTCTGGAGAAGGAGAGACTTGTTCAAACCAAGCAGGCCACAGACCGAGAGAACATGGCCTCACGTAAGCTGGAACAGATTCTAAAGCAAGATCTTGAACTACTAAAAGTGGAGAAATTGAAGCTTGTGAATGAGCTGGAAAAAAACGAGGCGCTAAAGAAAGATCTTCAGGAGCAGCTTGCAGCTAAATCAGAAGCTGTCGAACACTACAAGGCTCAg ATGGAAAAGGCAGCGAGTCACTATAATGACAAGAAGCAGCTTCTCATTGCTAGCCAAGAGGAAACGTCCGAGCTCAAGCATTCGctggaagtgagagagcgtgagTTGACGGCCACGGCTATGGAAAACAAGCTGCTTCAACTGGATTTGGAAAAGGCTAAAAgccaggaaaaaaacatgttaaacaaGCTGGCTGATTTGGAGGCACAG TTGGCCTTTGCTGACCAAAACCTGCGGGCGCAGAATCGGATATCTGGCCAAGGAGGCACATCAGAATCTTGTTACTTGGAGGTTCCGACGGCGCACACGAATGTGCAGACCAAGGGAACTACGAGCTCTGACAGTCTGGACCAAAGCTCCCTAGAAGACTCGCTGAACAACACAAG GACACTTTCAGCACCTGGTGAATCGAGCACACCGCTCGTTCGTAGTTCTGAAAGACTGGCTGCCAAACGTTGTGGTCTGCAAGCTGAATCACTGGAAAGTCTTTACTTTACCCCCATAAATACAAGACATGTCAATAG GACCAGCACAGAGCAGAAAACAGGACGGGATTCAGTCTTCAAAAATCCATCATCTTCTGTCAAAAGACGCAGGACCACACAGGTTATAAACATCACCATGACTAAG AAAACTTCAGGTGACGTTGAAGGTGAGGAGTCTTTCTACAGCCCAACTTTAGCTCGCTCGCAGCCCAACCTCTCCAGCGCCCATGCCGCACGTCCTGTTTCCATGGAGCTTTTTGACACGCCCGCTAAATTGAGCGAGGCTGCCAGCGATCAACTCATTGGTCTTCCTGGGTATCGGCGAAGCACGCTCCACTCACAGA CCACGAGCACGTTCTGTGTCGGGGCAGAGAACGAGCCAGATGGTGCACCCAATGACTGGATGAGGATCGCAGAGCTCCAGGCCAGGAACaaagcctgccttcctcacctcAAGAGCAGCTACCCTGTGGAGTTTGAG CCCTGCCAAAAGAGCGCGTTTATTTTCTCCGACGAAGAGGTGCGTAATGGCGACCCATTAGAAACCATTCGTCGGGCCTCTGTTATGCCAGGCCAGCTGCAGGACTCTCTGGCTTCTCATCGCCACTCCCTCATGCCGGGACAGTCCACTACGGCAGCCGGCACTCGTTCTCACCGTTTGTCCTTGATAGCTGGCCAGCCGTCATCCAAGTCGATCAGATCCTCTCAGCCGAGAAGCCCGAAATTCACAAAGCGGTCGGCGTCAACCTTATCTGTCCATCAGTCGTCACCTGAG aaAAAGTTGAAGGCCAGCTGCTTCCCCCGTCCCCTCACTCCCAAAAACAAGAACATCAACAGTGGACCCTCCAGCGCTCGACTCCACCCTGCCCTCAGTCCA GCTGAACGCCGGCAGTCCACCGTGTTCACAATCAACAACACCCCAAAGAAAAACGGCAGCTATCTGAAAAATGGCCTTAGTAAGCTACGGAGCTCCACCCGCAAATCGCCAGGCAAAGCCTCAAAGAGGTCTCCCGCCGACGCGCTGTCCAAAGAAAACATGCCGGCCGCCACTTCTCGTGCTGCAGCGGGACGAGCGGGCAGGTGTGGCAGCTTCAATTCGCCCCAAGTGGTCTCTAAGGAGACCAGGAAATCCCCGCAAACCGTCAGCAGGTCTGCAAAGTCTCCACGGCTGACAGCAAGCTCTCGCAAG atgatgatgatgatgaggaagaAGATGTGA